One window of Triticum dicoccoides isolate Atlit2015 ecotype Zavitan chromosome 5A, WEW_v2.0, whole genome shotgun sequence genomic DNA carries:
- the LOC119301248 gene encoding flowering time control protein FPA-like, translated as MLGRGRGRGRGGGGGGGRGRFSGGRGDGSPRLGGRDDPPPTPRRSSGWGVAPPSRHLWVGSLAPGVTASDLSQLFHRCGDIERITRDPGRIFAFVSFMREQDAIAAVRELQGARLQGTPVRIEFSKGDKSSGSYVDDRHAQSSDERHFIEHGRKHQTSPEKSVDKSKRNKSTEPSEVLWIGFPAGLKADEAALWEAFSPFGEIVKITTFPGRTYGFVKYTTITAACRAKEALQGRLFNNPRVSICFSRNEGVAAEVGRCSSVAPYSPHINRSVRSRSIFEDQDFEAFTRPRRFDSPPRDLRMSSLRAGPERLLRDADDVGFSRDNYLRRGPQIESGHVSNFEPFRMRGLGPERRMSEDIYEQHRSSPTVRVETPWHSIPFERPRRPFPLEDSWDADDHSYPLSKKLRTGELHDAELPEYPFSEFDRGHVDSGYPRRPFRDLREDDAHPITYEPPLAHGRNYIEPLRNPNPPVDNHEPWRSQNSFAMHAREVDRSTPEHHGPLLPKEEWSWNGTIAKGGTPICRARCFPVGKVLNFMLPDFLDCTARTNLEMLSKHYYEAASSWVVFFVPENDADMAAYNDFMNYLGDKQRAAVCKLGERSTLFLVPPSDFSEHVLRVPGKVSISGVILKFQQANPDLTSANRQPEASEKMPTSFASYLNTDVSSHEDQDALRRLNPPDTRTVPQGPDYLQPSTGVYTPASADFIPPYKFANASPYLASQLPQQMPAPDSRRETAQGQHQQFPNLWPSGWSNNNGPSPGSGNFNSLAASAVSHTQNDRTSEPYSFATQGIPKGTPSGYAPGEASNMSLTSMKPPQPPSQQVVRPQQTPSAPVSLPPVQLAQLATLLAQQNQRGVEAGFPVGSSNRQSGFIQNYNPREHASVMPDSSGRFIQNANHASVMPDSSGSIPVHNSQLPVPPSVPSQLQAHPPPIQAHSSVPLGSFVPPLPAGPPPFQQLTTSSGASMQTLLPSAQQMGQQLSAQEDLDGDPQKRLQATLQLAATLLQQIHKQSKPGGQQ; from the exons ATG CTGGGGAGGGGCCGGGGGCGAGgccgcggaggcggcggaggcgggggcAGGGGGAGATTCAGCGGCGGGAGGGGCGACGGCTCGCCCCGTCTCGGCGGCCGCGATGATCCACCGCCGACGCCGCGGCGCTCCTCCGGGTGGGGCGTGGCGCCGCCGTCTCGGCATCTCTGGGTGGGCAGCCTGGCCCCGGGCGTCACCGCCTCTGACCTTTCGCAGTTGTTCCACCGGTGCGGCGACATCGAGCGCATCACCCGCGACCCTGGCCGGATCTTCGCCTTCGTGAGCTTCATGCGGGAGCAGGACGCCATCGCTGCGGTCCGGGAACTGCAGGGGGCCCGGCTCCAAGGAACGCCCGTTAGGATTGAGTTTTCCAAGGGG GATAAGTCTTCAGGTAGCTATGTGGATGACAGACATGCACAATCTTCTGATGAGAGACATTTTATTGAACATGGAAGAAAACACCAAACAAGCCCTGAAAAATCAGTTGATAAATCTAAAAGAAATAAGTCTACAGAACCTAGTGAGGTTTTATGGATAGGTTTTCCTGCTGGTCTAAAGGCAGATGAAGCAGCTCTGTGGGAAGCCTTCTCTCCTTTTGGCGAGATTGTCAAGATAACAACATTCCCAGGCCGCACCTATGGATTTGTTAAGTACACTACCATTACAGCGGCATGCAGGGCAAAAGAAGCACTTCAGGGGAGGCTTTTCAATAACCCAAGAGTAAGCATATGCTTTTCTCGTAATGAAGGGGTTGCAGCAGAAGTTGGAAGATGTTCGTCCGTTGCCCCGTATTCCCCCCACATAAACCGTAGTGTTCGGTCTAGGTCTATATTTGAAGACCAAGATTTTGAGGCCTTTACTAGGCCAAGGCGTTTTGATAGTCCTCCGAGAGATCTCCGCATGTCATCACTGCGTGCCggccctgaaaggttactgagagatgCTGATGATGTGGGCTTCAGCAGGGATAATTATCTTCGACGCGGACCTCAAATAGAGTCTGGTCATGTTTCTAATTTTGAACCTTTTAGGATGCGAGGGTTGGGTCCAGAGAGAAGGATGTCTGAAGACATATATGAACAACACAGAAGTAGCCCTACCGTTAGGGTTGAAACACCATGGCACAGTATTCCTTTTGAGCGACCTCGAAGACCCTTCCCATTGGAagattcttgggatgcagatgatcATTCATACCCATTGTCAAAGAAGCTGAGGACTGGTGAATTGCATGATGCTGAACTTCCCGAATATCCTTTCTCTGAATTTGATCGAGGGCATGTTGACTCTGGCTACCCAAGGAGGCCCTTCCGTGATCTGCGGGAAGATGATGCACACCCCATAACCTATGAACCTCCCCTGGCGCATGGTAGAAATTACATTGAACCTTTAAGGAATCCAAACCCACCTGTTGATAACCATGAACCGTGGCGTTCCCAAAATAGTTTTGCTATGCATGCAAGGGAAGTGGACAGATCAACTCCTGAACATCATGGACCTCTTCTTCCTAAAGAAGAGTGGAGCTGGAATGGCACAATAGCAAAGGGGGGCACACCAATCTGCCGAGCTCGGTGCTTCCCTGTCGGGAAGGTCCTTAACTTCATGCT GCCTGACTTTCTGGACTGCACTGCTAGGACAAACTTGGAGATGCTTTCTAAACATTACTATGAAGCTGCTAGCAGTTGGGTGGTATTTTTTGTCCCAGAAAATGATGCTGACATGGCAGCTTATAATGATTTCATGAACTACCTTGGTGATAAGCAGCGTGCTGCAGTTTGTAAACTTGGAGAAAGGAGCACCTTGTTTCTTGTTCCACCGTCAGACTTTTCTGAACATGTACTTAGGGTGCCAGGAAAAGTGAGCATATCTGGAGTCATTCTGAAGTTTCAGCAGGCAAATCCAGACCTGACCTCTGCAAATCGTCAACCAGAAGCATCGGAGAAAATGCCTACATCTTTTGCGAGTTATCTGAACACTGATGTGAGTAGTCATGAGGACCAAGATGCATTGAGAAGACTCAACCCTCCAGATACGAGGACAGTTCCTCAGGGTCCAGATTATCTCCAGCCATCTACTGGAGTCTATACTCCTGCAAGTGCAGATTTTATTCCACCTTACAAGTTTGCGAATGCTTCTCCATATCTGGCCTCTCAGTTACCTCAACAAATGCCAGCACCAGACTCCCGCAGGGAAACGGCACAAGGCCAGCACCAGCAATTCCCAAATTTGTGGCCCTCAGGATGGTCCAATAATAATGGCCCAAGTCCAGGTTCCGGTAATTTCAATTCTTTGGCTGCAAGTGCAGTCTCACATACACAAAATGATAGGACATCAGAGCCGTACTCATTTGCTACTCAGGGAATACCAAAAGGCACACCATCAGGGTATGCACCAGGTGAAGCGTCAAACATGTCCTTAACTTCTATGAAACCACCTCAACCTCCATCGCAGCAGGTAGTTAGACCTCAACAAACTCCATCTGCCCCAGTATCGCTCCCACCGGTGCAACTTGCACAGCTggctactcttcttgcacaacaaaACCAACGAGGCGTAGAAGCTGGCTTCCCAGTAGGCAGCTCAAACAGACAATCAGGATTCATACAGAACTATAATCCACGTGAGCATGCTTCAGTGATGCCAGACAGCTCAGGTCGATTCATACAGAATGCTAATCATGCTTCAGTGATGCCAGATAGCTCAGGTTCAATCCCTGTCCACAACTCGCAGCTACCGGTTCCACCGTCTGTCCCATCGCAATTACAGGCCCATCCGCCGCCAATACAAG CTCATTCTTCCGTGCCTTTGGGGTCATTTGTTCCCCCACTTCCGGCAGGCCCTCCCCCCTTTCAGCAGCTTACTACTTCTAGCGGTGCGTCAATGCAAACTTTGCTTCCTTCTGCCCAGCAGATGGGCCAGCAGCTGTCTGCCcaggaagaccttgacggagatccTCAAAAACGCCTTCAAGCAACATTGCAGTTGGCAGCAACACTGCTTCAGCAGATACATAAACAATCAAAACCTGGTGGCCAGCAATAG